The uncultured Desulfobacter sp. genomic interval TCTGAACACCAGGGCCATTTTGTGGGCCGGGTCCTGTTCGGCGCGGTTGACTTCCTGCTGTTGGCCCCGTGACAAGAAAAAATCCCGCGTGGACTGCCATGCTGCATCAAAAGGCGTTAATAAAAATTTGTCCTCTATCTCTTTTTGGGCAGCCGGGGGAAGGTCTTCAAAACAATTGTAGTTTTTGTAAAACTGATACAGTTTTTCCGCCCTTACAGGAAACAATGTGCCGCGTTTTAACACCTGAACCCGTGCCCCGATTTCAAACATGTCTGCCGAAGGTGCCATGGCAACGTCTGCCTGCTCAGCCTGGCTGAGCAGTTTTTTGACATCCTCGCAGATGCCCGCTTCCACACATGCCTGGTTAATGGAGCCGGTAAGGATATATGCCGCGCCCATGCTGAAAGCCGCAGATGCCGATTCCGGTGTGGCAATGCCGCCGCCAAGCCCTACACACAGAGGACTTTCAAAATTATATGTTTCCATGGCTTCGTTTTTCAGGGCAATGAACGTGGGTAAAAGAGCCAGGGCAGGGCGGTTATCCGTGTGCCCGCCGGAATCAGCTTCGGCGGTAAGGTCTTGGGCCATGGGAATTTGACGGGCAAGCATGGCTTCATCAGCGGTGATCATCTGTTGTTCAACCAGCTGGCCGAGCAGCTTTTCAGGCGGTGGTGTGAAAAATTGTCGGGCCACTTCAATGCGGGACACTTTTGCAATAATGCGGTTGGGGGTGACAATGGCACCCTGGTTGTTTTTGTGGATGCCTTTGACACGATAATAAACTAAGGGCAGGGTGATACGCAAAAAGGCGGCTGCCGATATCAGGGTTACCCCATGGTCAAGATAGAGCTTTACCGTTGCCATTTCATGGGCCGGGTCCGCCAGACTGTGGATCAGATTGAATCCAAAGGGTTTGTCCCCAAGGCCGGCCTTTAGTTCAAGAATGGCTGTTTCAATCTGTGAAAGACCCAATCCGCCGGCACCAAAAAAACCGACCATCCCGTTTTCGCCCATGGTCTTCACAAGTGCAGTGGAGGCGATACCGTTAGCCATGGCACCTGCCACATAGGCGTATTTTAAACCATGACGACGTTTAAACTCTGAATCCCCAAGGCTTTCCGGGCGTATGGCCGGTACATAAATCTGATCTGCCAGCGAGGCCATATTACTTTGCGATGGACGGCTGATATGTACCCCGTCAAAACTTTTTATGAGCAATTGCGGACGGCTGATATCATGAATGGCTTTAACTAAATCAAGTGGCGATGTCATAGTGTTGTATTGTCCCTGCCGGGTTTGTGCCGGATACTGTGAAGATGTTTTCAGTATATACTGACGTTTTATATGAAACTCTCTGTAAGCAACAAAGATATTTCAATATTCGTTGTGGGCCGAACCACGGTCAAAGACCAAGGACGGTCCGTGACCGTTTATATGAAAGTCTGGTAAGTTGCTCAGATCTTTCAACCTTTGTTGTGGGCTAAGCCCTGAAGTTGATATGTCAGGTAAGCCCATGGCTGTCCCCAATGTTACGGCGTCTGCAGCGCTGGGGTGCAATTTTCATGGCTGGAGTCTAATAGCACACCCAATGCCGCTAATCAAGATTCCTTGTTGATGATCCTGTTTTTTTTAGTTTTTCGGGCCGTGCTCAATGTTGATTTGCAGCGGTTTCAACGTGTCCAGATGAATATCTCTTTGGGGAAAGGCAATGACGATGCCGGCATCTGAAAACAGCTGATCTATTTTGAAACGCACATTGCTTTCAATTTCGCGCCGTTCGATGATACGCCTGATTTCAACCCAGAAATATACATTAAAGATCAACGCATTGTCACCAAATTCACTGAACAGCACAAAGGGCGTTGGATATTTCAAAACATGAGGCGCTTCACGGACAGATGCAAGCAGCTTTTCCTGTACGGTTTTCACAGGCGATCCATATGAAACCCCAACCGTAACATTGGTTCGAATTTTTTTATCCGAATGGGTCCAGTTGGTAATATTCTTTTCAAGGAACGTACTGTTGGGAACCAGAATGTGTATATTTTCACCTGTCCTGATTCGTGTGCACCTGGCACCGATCTCTTCAACCATGCCAAGAACGCTGTCAACTTCTATAAGGTCCCCGATGTTAATGGGCCGCTCACCTAAAATCATAAATCCGGAAATAAAGTTGTTGATCAGGTTTTGGGCACCAAACCCGATGCCGATTGCTATGGCACCGCCCAGAAAAGCAAATGCGGTCAAAGGGATGTTTACCATTCGCAGGGCGAATAAAAATACCAGAAGATAGGCCGTATAAGACATGAGTTTGTGTACTGCTGAAGCCGTTGTCTCTTTGAATTGTGATTTAAGCAGAAATCGGGTGCGGATAATAGAAAGCGCATATTTTGCTGCGGCCATCCCCAACAGGAGGATGAGAAGCGCCACCGCCAGCTTGCGTAAAGTGACCGGTTGCTTGTCCACGGTCCAGATTTCAATATTCCAGAAATCAACAATATCCCCTTTGATATCCACTAAATGGTCCTTAAGTGTTGATCGTCCCAACCGGGTTTCAACTTCATTTAAGAACCGTTTTTCAATATTGTCCGTAGCCAGGATGACGGACTGATAGGAAAGCCTACGATCCAGACGCTTGCGGGCGGCGGTCAACTGAGCTGACAAATTTTGTTTGATAGCCCAAAGCATTTTGTCATCTTCCAGTTTAGTTTCAATCGCGGCCATTTGATTTTGAAGGTTTACCAGATAATTTTGCTGAACCTGCAGTGTCCGGCTTATGCTTTCTATTATGGTTTTGGTCGCTTCTCGCAAAGCTTTAAGCTCATCAAGGGAAATTTTTTCCTTGACCAGGGTATAGCGTTTGCGCCAGGCCGCAGACTGATGGTCCATCAAAAGCATTGAGCGTTCATTTAATTCCAAAGCAACCTGATACGTTGTTCTCCACTCAGCCCTGGATTTTAGATAAGACTCGGCAATTGCTCTTTGTTCCTGTGACTCGGCCTTTTCAAAATCCCGCTGGGCATTTACCCATTTTTTTTCTACACCTTCCTGTTCGGATCTCAGACGTTCGGTTTCTTTGCGAAGTTCTGTTCTTTTTTCTTGGATGCTACTTAATTGGCTGTTTAAATCTTCAGAGTCGAAGGCAAGATTTGCGTTGATGACCCTGATCTGATCTTTTAATAATGCCAGCTGAAGTGCCGCCAGTTTTTTTTCAGTTTCATATCGTTTGATTTCATTATCCTTTGCCTGGATTATGATTTGAATTTCACGAAGCTGAATGTCAATTGTTTCACTGTGCCATTCCAGTTTGGTCTTGTTCTTTGTATTTTTGTCGGATAGGGTCTCATCCATCCGTCTTTTTTTCTTTTCAAGAGATTGCAGGCGTTCATTGTCCGCAATGAGTTCCCGGTGGAGCGCCTCTACGGTTAAATTAATGTTTAACTGGCGCCGTTCAACGTTCGACAGTTCTTCTTGAATGGTATCAAGAAAGGTCAATGTGTAGGGCGCTTTTTTAGTCATGCCCCTGGTTTTATAGTTCTCGTACCGTTCTTTTACGGACAATATGTCCTTTTTTGCCGTATCTTGGGCTGTAATTGAATACAGCAGTCGTTCATGGGCGGACTTGAGCAGACGCAGATCAGTCAGCCTTTTATCAAAATCTTCTGTGCTCACACCAAACTCCAGGGCAGCCTGGTCTGATTTTACGGTGCTCAGGGTTGATAGTCGGTTGTTTATTTGACGGATTTTGTCTTTAACATTCTCAATGGAGTTCGGCTGCTCTATGGGGCTTGGCGTGTTGTCAGCAGCAGGGCAGGGTGCAGGAAAAAATATGCACAGGCAGACACTTATTACTGCTGATAAAAATATAGTTACACCCTTTGCAGGCAATGGTGTTCTAATCTCTGACATGTTGTTCTCCATTATTCATCATTTCAATTAAGTTGTTTTTCCGGGACTGTTTTCATGGCCTTAAAATATCAAAGATGCAGTTTGTCTTCAAATACAGTGATGTGCGGTATGTTTTTGGCGCTTACGGTTCTGATTGTCAAGGCGGGGCTGTGGTGCTCCCTTTAGATTGTGGGATCTGTCGGGCATTCATGAAAGATACGGATTTTACAGGTGTGGCATATCCTTTGGTCCAGCCTTTTGTAGATGATACTGATGGCCCGGCTTTCCTGTTTAAAAAGATGGGAATTTCCGATTTTATCCATGAAATCACCGTGGATTAAAAAATGTTCCACACCCCGGTTGAGCCGGCAAAGGTATAGGTTTTTGCCTAACTTTTGTCTTCGCTGGGCTTCCTGGACCAGTACCATGGCGCCGGATACATCTATGAAATTAATGGCGTATCCAACAATCAGCAGGTGTTTGGGGTTGTTTGCATCTATCTCTTCAAGCGCCTGGGCAATATGGTTAGCAGCACCGAAAAAAAGTGAGCCGTGAATACGGACCATTGTAAGCTGGGGACAAGGGGAACTGCTGCTCTCCCGGGCATCTATTAGGGTCCTGCGATCATCCAGAGGATCCGGCATCAGCGGGGTGACATGGGGATGGGAAGTGCGCGTCAGGTAAATGGCCATGGATAGCAGGATGCCTGTATAAATGGCAAACTCTATGGCAAAAAACAGGGTCCCTGCAAAGGTGGCCAAAAGAACCATGGTATCCGGGCGGCTGCTTTTGAGGATCTCTTTGATATGGTGGACATCAATGAGTTTGAAGGCCACAAATAAAATCACACCACCCATTGCTGATAACGGTAAATAGGCGGTTAAAGGGGCCACCAAAAAAACAATAACAGCCAGGAACAAGGCTGAAAAAATGGAAGCAAGCGGTGAGACTGCACCTGAATCATAATTCACCCCGGACCGGGTAAAAGAGCCTGAGCTTGCATACCCTGAAAAAAAGCTACCCGCAATGTTTGACAACCCCTGCCCGATAAACTCCTGGCTACCGTCGATGTGCTGGCCGGATTGAACGGCAATGGATCTTGCGATGGACAATGCCTCAATCAGGCCCAGGAAAGCCACGGCAAGGGCCCCTGGCGCCATCATTCTCAATGTATCCAGGGTGAAATCAGGGGCTGACATCGGGGGGAGTTGACCGTTAAGCTTGCCTAAAAACCTGACACCATGGGCCTGGCCATCTAAGGCGAGACTAAATAATGCACCTGCAACCAGTGCAAAAAGCAGTGCAGGCCACCGGGGTTTCCAGACCTTGATGACAATGGCACAGCAAAGGGCTGCAAGGGCAATCCACAATTCATAATAGTTGATCTGAGTTGTTGATTTAAGCAGAAACGCCCAGGTTGTTAAAAACGAAGATCCGCTGGGTACCGGCAGACCCAGAGCATGTTTGAGCTGTGAGGTGGCAATGAGCAAGGCGGCCCCTGCGGAGAACCCCACAATGACAGAGTGGGATACAAAGTTGATCAGGGTACCCAGACGGACCAGCCCAAACCCCAACTGAAAAAGGCCCGCCATAAAGGTCAGAGTCAGCGCCAGCCGGATGTAATCGGCAGATCCGGGGTCGGCCAGAGGGCTCAAGGTGGAGAAAACGATAATGGAGATTGCTGTGGTAGGACCGGAGACCAGATGTCTGGACGATCCGAACAGGGCCGCAATCACCGGCGGAACAATGGCTGCATAAAGACCATACTGGGCCGGAAGTCCGGCAATCATGGCAAAGGAGACCCCCTGGGGCAATACGATGAAGGCTCCCGTAAGCCCTGCCAGCATATCTGCACGCAAGGTCCTCCTGTTAAGCTGCCTTAACCATGCCAGAAAGGGAAAAAGTTGAATCCCTGCAGGTATTGGGCGAACGGGGGCGGCTTTTCTGAAAATAGTGTTCATACAGTGCTAATATATAGGCTTGCTTCGTTTTTGATATAGGCTTTTTAAGAATGAATAAATGAAACGGTACCGACTTGGGCCGTATAAGTCAAGTCTGGAATTCCCGTGACAATGTTACGGATACTGGACTTTTGTCCTCTAATACGCAAAACAGAGCTCAAAGTTTTGTGTGGGTTGATAGGGATACTTTTCTGCTTTCCTGCAAATTTCTTTTGGCCCGGAATAATATGATTTTTTAATAATTAGAATTTAATGAATATGCTTGACTTACACTCTGATTTTATAAGAAACTTTCTGTAAACTACAGAGATGTTTTAATATTCGTTGTGGGCCGAACCACGGTCAAAGACCAAGGACGGTCCGTGACCGTTTTTAGGGAAGAATAGCAAGACAATAACTGACAATGTCGCTATTTTGAGGAGAGAGTGATTTTTAATTGAGGGAGATAGATGAAGGTTCTTCTAATCGGCAACCCGATTTCCAGCGGCGGTGATACTTATAAACGAATAGAAATCTTGTGCGATATTCTTCAAAAAGGCGGTCATGAGGTTACAACATATCTTACCCGCTATGCCGGTGACGGCAAAGCACATGCATTTTCTTTAAGCCGGGGCATAGACCGCATGGTGGTGGTGGGCGGAGACGGCACATTAAATGAAATCATCAATGGTCTGCCTGCTGATTCGTCCTGTCCGATCCTCCATTTCCCTACGGGAAATGCGAATCTGCTGGCACGGGATTTAAAGCTTCCACAAAAAACTGCGGCGATAGCGGACTTGGTTGAACAGGGACGAATCATTCAGGCTGATACGGCGGTGATGAATACCCATCGATTCGTGATGGTTGCCGGAATAGGCTTTGATGCCAGAGTTACGGAAGAATTAAAAAAGGTCCGAAGCGGGAAAATTAACAACTTAAGTTATGTACGTCCGATTATCCGGGCTGCTAAAACCCGCACGTCACACCCTCTTTTTGTTTCTATTGATAATGGTGTTATCAAAGCTAAGGCAGCTGCAGTTCTGGTGTCTAATGTGAAAAATTATGCAGGTGTATGTGAGATGGCTTATGACGCTGGAATCTGCAACGGACTTCTTGATGTGATTATTTTCCCCAGGGAAAACCTTCTGGCGATGCTCTCTTATCTGATTTGTGCTCGGTTTAAAAACATCACAAAAATAAAGGATGTGATCTACGTTAAAGCCCAAAAAAGTATTCTCGTTCAATCTGAAGAGCCCCTTCCTGTGCAACTGGACGGAGACTTTCATGGCAGACACCATGAAGTGTTTATTCGCAATCAGCCGGGCACGCTTCGACTGATCGTGCCTGATGGATTTATTAAATAAAGGCCACGGGCCGGCCTTGGTCTTTGACCGTGGTTCGGACCACAACGAATATTGAAACATCTCTGAGGCTTACAGAGCGTTTCTTATAAAAAAAAGAGAGGGTGTTTAGAAGATCATACGTCAAAGAAAGTCGCCAAATTGACCCAGATAATTTTCAGCATAAACGGCCACGGCATTTTGGCCTGGGCCGTAGTGCGGGTGGAAGGCAGATATTCAGGGTAAATTCTTGGGTTTTTACCGTCATTCCCGGATCCGGGAAAACCGATTCAATCATTGCATAATAATGCTGCCCCAGGATTGGATATAGACCAGTTCACCGAATCGGTAAACTCCTGGTTTGTCATGGCTGATGCAAGTCCGTTGTTGTAGAACATCAGCAGCACTTCATCTCTCTTTTCGGTTACCCGGCGCCTTACTGCATCAATGATATCCGGTGCGTTTTCAGGCAAGAGGCGCTCCAGGGAAAAATGATTGTCAAACTCCCAACTGGCATGCACCGGAACACCTTGATGATTATACTTGTCCAACGTGGACAGAATACTGCGGATGATTCTGATATCTTTTCCGTAGCCTCTTTCATCATTGGTATCCCCGCGAAAGGAATGGTAAAGATTGCCGTGAAATCCAAAGGCCACATATACGTTTTTGTCCAGATGGGCTTTTGCCTCGACACCGGGCAAAGAAATAGCAGACAGGCAGCGAAAGCCTGCTACTCCGAGCATGAGGGCGAGAATAACCCCGCCGTATAATTTTTTTGGGGCAGCATCGTCATATTTTTACTAATCGTTTTTTTACAGCATTCTAATAAAAATATAACATTCTATTTAGAGGGGTGAATTGGGGTGATAAACGTCATACGCAGGATATTTATTTGTACCAATAGAATTTGTGCTTTCCGGATTATTTATATTATAATTATTTTTTCCGGGCGGAAAATATCCAGACAAGGGACCATCCTAAGGCCACTGGCAGAAATCCCGACACGATAAACATTAAAATTTGTCCTTGCCAGGGTTTTGCCCACAATGCACTGATGATGAGAACTGCTGCGGATAATACAATGGCAATTCTTATTTTCATCGTGAATATCCCGGCAGATGATTTTGTTTTTTTCCTTTTGCCCGAAGGTTTTGGGGCGATCATTCTGGGCACAATCAGAATACACAGTATCAAAAGGACAAGTACAAGAATTTCGCTGATGCCGGTCAATTATATTTCCTATAATTTGTTATATTTAATTTTTTTACCTGTTATAAATGGATTTTAGTTCTGCATATGCCTGTTGAATTTCTAAAAACTTTTCATTGGCGAGATTTGAAAACTCTTCACCCAGATGGGAAAGCTTGTCCGGGTGGTATTGCTTGGCCTTGTTTTTATATGCAGTTTGTATTTCAGCCCAGGACGCAGATTTGTCCACACCAAGGATTTCATATGGGGATTTAAGGCCACTGTTTTTGGCTGAGCTTTCCCTTTTTGTTGACTGGCCGGTTGTGTTGGAATTGCTTGACGATCGGTTTTGTGCACCTTGTTTAAATGTACCGGTAGTGCCAGGATCTTTCGCGTTTTTTCCAGGCGATTGTTTATTCCCTTTTTTAAATAAAAAGGAGGGCAGGCGGCCATATCTGATTAGATGATACAGACACATCAGAACCAGACTGTCATCTATCCAGCCAATCCAGGGCAGATACATTTCAGGAATGAGATCCGCAGGCGAAATAAGATAGGCAAGACCCAGCAGAATCAGTACAAATTTAACCAAGGTGGACATTGTTATTTTCCGGCAGTCAGCACATCAATCATGGTGAACAGTTTCTGGTCAAAATTGTTTGTATCAATACGGTGTTGTAAAAAAACAACCGCATCAAATGTACCTGAAGCATATATCTGCCGTCCGTTTATGTTATGTTTCAGTTCAAACAGTGCAGATCCGTCCGGGGCTGTTAATGTATATGTATGCCATCCGTGCCCGTCTATAAATTCCTCCGGCACACCTAAAGTTCCTTGCTGGATTTTAGGGTCTCTGATTTTTTCAATATCAGAAATCTTAAAGTCTGCTCCCAGTTGATTGAAACTGGCCACCAGAGCCTTGGCAGTGCCGGATGTATCGGCTTTGCCCTGCTGATGGCTCTCTGTAACTTGAAGGGTGAACCCTTTGAACAGTCCAGGAAAAGTGTTGGCCCCATATTCAATCATGGCCTGGAGTCCGACAATCTGTTTGGCCATGTTCGGGGCGATGACCGCAGGCATGGATCCGTTACTGACCGTTTGTTCAAGATCCTGTCTGTCTCCGCCCGTGGTGCCCATCACAAATGGGATCTTATAGCGAACATAGAATTTCGCATTGTCATTTACCGCAGTCGGGTGGGTATAATCAACACAGATGCAGCCGGGATAGGCCTCAAGAATTTCATTGATCTTATCTTCCCTTTCACTGGGTTTTAACAGGGTCACTTCTGTCTGATCCACAGACACTCGGTCCTGGGTTATTTCCTCGCCGGTCAGAGAGAACGGTACAAGGGAAAACCGCCCATCCTTTAACGCGGCAGAAGCCATTATGCGGGCCACGTTGCCAGGCAGTCCGCTGATCATGACGGGTATGCAATTCATTTCAAATCTCCTTGAAGGCTTTGGACAAAATGGGTCAGTCCGGCCAGTTCTGGTTCATTTAGGGTCTTGAGTCGATATTCAAGTTCATTTAAGGCCGGCGGGATATATTGTTCAAATTGGGTTTTGTTTTTAACTCGGATCAAAAAACCAAATGCACCCAGCATTTGAAGGTTACGTGATATACAGCAGTATCTGAAAGAGTGCATAAAAGCATCTATATCAAAGGATACTTTCAGGCCGATTTTTTCCAAAGCATAGTTTATAAGTTGATCCCGGACAACCTGGGGCAGTGTAACATAGGGGTCAATCAAAAGGGAAGCCAGATCATATTGAAAAGGACCTGGTCGAGCTGATTGAAAATCGATGAACCAGGGCCGGCCGTCATGGATCATAATATTTTTCGACTGGCAGTCCCGGTGCATTAGCCCATTCATTGCATGAATCAATGCATTGTCGGCAATATGGGAAAATGCCCGTGTAAAATTTTCAAGCGGTTCTGTGCGGCCAAGGTATTTAGTGACAAAGGCCTGCATAAAATATCTGCATTCCAGATCCAAAATCATCTGTTTTGAGTAGGACGGGGTTTGGCAGGTCCAGCGGGTATCAAAATTTTTAATACCTTTAAAGGAAAAATCAATCAGACTATCAATGACACATTGATACCAGTGAATAACCTGGGGTGTGTCCATGCCTTGGATATGGTCGGCCAGATGGGTACCGCCAAGATCTGCCACGGCCACCTGACCTGAAATGGTGTCATGGCCCAAAATTTGAGGGACTGCAATGCCTTTGGCGGTCAAATGTTTCCCGATTTTTATAAATGCATTCAACTGGGCTGTGCCGTTGTTGGTTTGGGCCGCATCCACACAGATGCCGTGATCCGAAAGAATCAGGCTTTTTTCTTGATAGCGGGCACGAAACCAGAGACGGTCCGAGCCGTCCCCGGCTATGGACTGGATGTCTATATCATCTATTTGAGACTGAGCTATTCCAAAAATTTGAGCGGCCAGGCATTCCCTGGATGTGTGTTGGTAATCCTGGGGGGTGCCCATATCCCGCCAATAAAATTGTTTGGCTTTGACCGCAGAAATTTTTCCCAGTTCACATACCTTTTTATATACATCAATACTTGAAAATATTTTTTCAGGGGGCATGTATTCAAAAATATCCGGGGATATGGCCTGAATTCCCGTGAATGCAAGACCGAATTCAGGTGCCTGGGAAAAATGTTTGATAATGCCCAGTTCCGGGGTTGTCTGATCCACACAAAGGGTATTAAACCGGTAGCAGTCATGGACCAACAAAGTCGCAAGGGCTTTGGATGCCTTGTGGCAGGCCATGAGGTATGACAGATCAAAATTACAGAGCACATCTGCATTAATCACAAAAAAATCATCATCTGCCAACCTCGCGCCAAGGTTGGCTATCGCCCCGCCGGTATCGAGAATTACTGGCTCAAAAACTACTTCCAACAATTGTTTTGATGGGTGGCTATCAACAAAATGTGCTACGGCGTCTGCCAGATGATGCGCATTGATAAAAATCTTTGTGCAACCGGCATCTAAAAGATGGTTAACGGCATAATAAAGTACCGGCCGGCCGTTGATGGTGAAAAGGGGTTTGGGTAATTGCTGTGTATAGGGCAGCAGCCTTGTGCCAAACCCGGCTGCAAGTATCAGGGCTTTCATTATGTCAGCTTGAGATCCGTCTGGAAAGCAGATCAATAATCTCTTTGTATTCGTCTATGCGGACCTGATCTCCGGAGCCGTTAATATGATTTTTGGCAAAATAGTTCACAGCGTTGCGGTAGTTGATCAAAGACAAGGATTCCTTTCGTACCACCTGGTTGCGTTTGTAAAGTTTGGTGCCGAATGAGAGCAGTTTTTTTGCACGCTCTTTGATATCATATTTGTCCGTTTTTTCCTTTTCCAGAAACACAAGGCAGGTCATATAGGATTCAAAGAAGGGAATGAGAAAGGCTGCAAACCATTTAAGTTTTCTCAATCCTTCCGATGTCAGGTTAAAGGTGTCGGCATATTCCGCATCAGGCACAAGGATACCCTCGT includes:
- a CDS encoding PfaD family polyunsaturated fatty acid/polyketide biosynthesis protein — protein: MTSPLDLVKAIHDISRPQLLIKSFDGVHISRPSQSNMASLADQIYVPAIRPESLGDSEFKRRHGLKYAYVAGAMANGIASTALVKTMGENGMVGFFGAGGLGLSQIETAILELKAGLGDKPFGFNLIHSLADPAHEMATVKLYLDHGVTLISAAAFLRITLPLVYYRVKGIHKNNQGAIVTPNRIIAKVSRIEVARQFFTPPPEKLLGQLVEQQMITADEAMLARQIPMAQDLTAEADSGGHTDNRPALALLPTFIALKNEAMETYNFESPLCVGLGGGIATPESASAAFSMGAAYILTGSINQACVEAGICEDVKKLLSQAEQADVAMAPSADMFEIGARVQVLKRGTLFPVRAEKLYQFYKNYNCFEDLPPAAQKEIEDKFLLTPFDAAWQSTRDFFLSRGQQQEVNRAEQDPAHKMALVFRSYLGQSSRWAIQGDAQRKMDYQVWCGPAMGAFNQWVKGSFLEPNTNRFAAQIAMNLLTGACVVTRAAFARAQGLELPPDAGRFSPMPLDDIMKLIAS
- a CDS encoding mechanosensitive ion channel domain-containing protein; the protein is MSEIRTPLPAKGVTIFLSAVISVCLCIFFPAPCPAADNTPSPIEQPNSIENVKDKIRQINNRLSTLSTVKSDQAALEFGVSTEDFDKRLTDLRLLKSAHERLLYSITAQDTAKKDILSVKERYENYKTRGMTKKAPYTLTFLDTIQEELSNVERRQLNINLTVEALHRELIADNERLQSLEKKKRRMDETLSDKNTKNKTKLEWHSETIDIQLREIQIIIQAKDNEIKRYETEKKLAALQLALLKDQIRVINANLAFDSEDLNSQLSSIQEKRTELRKETERLRSEQEGVEKKWVNAQRDFEKAESQEQRAIAESYLKSRAEWRTTYQVALELNERSMLLMDHQSAAWRKRYTLVKEKISLDELKALREATKTIIESISRTLQVQQNYLVNLQNQMAAIETKLEDDKMLWAIKQNLSAQLTAARKRLDRRLSYQSVILATDNIEKRFLNEVETRLGRSTLKDHLVDIKGDIVDFWNIEIWTVDKQPVTLRKLAVALLILLLGMAAAKYALSIIRTRFLLKSQFKETTASAVHKLMSYTAYLLVFLFALRMVNIPLTAFAFLGGAIAIGIGFGAQNLINNFISGFMILGERPINIGDLIEVDSVLGMVEEIGARCTRIRTGENIHILVPNSTFLEKNITNWTHSDKKIRTNVTVGVSYGSPVKTVQEKLLASVREAPHVLKYPTPFVLFSEFGDNALIFNVYFWVEIRRIIERREIESNVRFKIDQLFSDAGIVIAFPQRDIHLDTLKPLQINIEHGPKN
- a CDS encoding SulP family inorganic anion transporter, producing the protein MNTIFRKAAPVRPIPAGIQLFPFLAWLRQLNRRTLRADMLAGLTGAFIVLPQGVSFAMIAGLPAQYGLYAAIVPPVIAALFGSSRHLVSGPTTAISIIVFSTLSPLADPGSADYIRLALTLTFMAGLFQLGFGLVRLGTLINFVSHSVIVGFSAGAALLIATSQLKHALGLPVPSGSSFLTTWAFLLKSTTQINYYELWIALAALCCAIVIKVWKPRWPALLFALVAGALFSLALDGQAHGVRFLGKLNGQLPPMSAPDFTLDTLRMMAPGALAVAFLGLIEALSIARSIAVQSGQHIDGSQEFIGQGLSNIAGSFFSGYASSGSFTRSGVNYDSGAVSPLASIFSALFLAVIVFLVAPLTAYLPLSAMGGVILFVAFKLIDVHHIKEILKSSRPDTMVLLATFAGTLFFAIEFAIYTGILLSMAIYLTRTSHPHVTPLMPDPLDDRRTLIDARESSSSPCPQLTMVRIHGSLFFGAANHIAQALEEIDANNPKHLLIVGYAINFIDVSGAMVLVQEAQRRQKLGKNLYLCRLNRGVEHFLIHGDFMDKIGNSHLFKQESRAISIIYKRLDQRICHTCKIRIFHECPTDPTI
- a CDS encoding YegS/Rv2252/BmrU family lipid kinase — its product is MKVLLIGNPISSGGDTYKRIEILCDILQKGGHEVTTYLTRYAGDGKAHAFSLSRGIDRMVVVGGDGTLNEIINGLPADSSCPILHFPTGNANLLARDLKLPQKTAAIADLVEQGRIIQADTAVMNTHRFVMVAGIGFDARVTEELKKVRSGKINNLSYVRPIIRAAKTRTSHPLFVSIDNGVIKAKAAAVLVSNVKNYAGVCEMAYDAGICNGLLDVIIFPRENLLAMLSYLICARFKNITKIKDVIYVKAQKSILVQSEEPLPVQLDGDFHGRHHEVFIRNQPGTLRLIVPDGFIK
- a CDS encoding DnaJ domain-containing protein encodes the protein MSTLVKFVLILLGLAYLISPADLIPEMYLPWIGWIDDSLVLMCLYHLIRYGRLPSFLFKKGNKQSPGKNAKDPGTTGTFKQGAQNRSSSNSNTTGQSTKRESSAKNSGLKSPYEILGVDKSASWAEIQTAYKNKAKQYHPDKLSHLGEEFSNLANEKFLEIQQAYAELKSIYNR
- the dapB gene encoding dihydrodipicolinate reductase, whose translation is MNCIPVMISGLPGNVARIMASAALKDGRFSLVPFSLTGEEITQDRVSVDQTEVTLLKPSEREDKINEILEAYPGCICVDYTHPTAVNDNAKFYVRYKIPFVMGTTGGDRQDLEQTVSNGSMPAVIAPNMAKQIVGLQAMIEYGANTFPGLFKGFTLQVTESHQQGKADTSGTAKALVASFNQLGADFKISDIEKIRDPKIQQGTLGVPEEFIDGHGWHTYTLTAPDGSALFELKHNINGRQIYASGTFDAVVFLQHRIDTNNFDQKLFTMIDVLTAGK
- a CDS encoding sugar phosphate nucleotidyltransferase, coding for MKALILAAGFGTRLLPYTQQLPKPLFTINGRPVLYYAVNHLLDAGCTKIFINAHHLADAVAHFVDSHPSKQLLEVVFEPVILDTGGAIANLGARLADDDFFVINADVLCNFDLSYLMACHKASKALATLLVHDCYRFNTLCVDQTTPELGIIKHFSQAPEFGLAFTGIQAISPDIFEYMPPEKIFSSIDVYKKVCELGKISAVKAKQFYWRDMGTPQDYQHTSRECLAAQIFGIAQSQIDDIDIQSIAGDGSDRLWFRARYQEKSLILSDHGICVDAAQTNNGTAQLNAFIKIGKHLTAKGIAVPQILGHDTISGQVAVADLGGTHLADHIQGMDTPQVIHWYQCVIDSLIDFSFKGIKNFDTRWTCQTPSYSKQMILDLECRYFMQAFVTKYLGRTEPLENFTRAFSHIADNALIHAMNGLMHRDCQSKNIMIHDGRPWFIDFQSARPGPFQYDLASLLIDPYVTLPQVVRDQLINYALEKIGLKVSFDIDAFMHSFRYCCISRNLQMLGAFGFLIRVKNKTQFEQYIPPALNELEYRLKTLNEPELAGLTHFVQSLQGDLK